From the Anaeromyxobacter dehalogenans 2CP-1 genome, the window CCGTCCTCGAGGATCTGGGCGACGGCCGCACCCGCCTCGTCGCGACCACGCTCTTCCACACCACCGAGGAGCGCGACGGCATGCTCGGCGCCATGGGCGAGGGCCTGGACCAGAGCTACGCCGCCCTCGACCGGCTGCTCGCCGGCGGCGCGTGAGCGGGACCGCCGCCCGCTCGCGGTTCGACGGGGCTCACCGCGCGCGGGCCTCTGGATGCTCCGCTCGCCCTGAGCCTGTCGAAGGGCGGGCGGAGGCGGCCCGGCCGGCCTGGCGGCGCGCGAACCGCTCCTTCACCTCGTAGGCGAAGCCGTCGAGGATCTCCGGATCGATGGGATCGCCGTTCGCCGCGAGCGTCAGCGAGAGCAGGCCCTCCCGCGCGGCCGCGTGGTAGAGCTGCGCCTCGGCGAGCCGGGTGGGCATGCAGTCGAGCGGGCCGGCGCAGAGGATCCCGTCCACGCCGCGGTGCCGCCAGGCCTCGAGCGCGAGCCCCATCGCCAGCACCGACTCGTGCTCGAGGTCCTCGCGGAGGTAGCCCTGCGCCTCCCTCGCGACCCGGTGCGGCGGCTCCGGGGCAGGCCAGCCCAGCGGCTCGCCCGCGGCGCGGAACACGAGGTTCACGATGCGCTGGCGCAGCCGGCGCTTCAGGTGGTCGCCCACGCTGCCCTTCAGGCCGCGCCGGAACTGCACCGCCTCGGAGTACTGCAGGTACTCCACCACCGGCTCCAGCCGGACGCGCACGCCGCGCCGCTCCAGCTCGTCGGCCACGTAGCCGTTCGAGGCCGGATCGGAGCGGACGTAGATCTCGCCCACGATCTGCACGGTGGGGTACGGCCGCGGGTCGCGCGCATCCGCCAGCTCGCGTGCGCACCCCGCCACCGCGTCGCGGATCCCCCAGAGCCCGCCGCCGAGCACCTCGCGGAGCACGGTGCGGGCCGACAGGTCCCCCGCAGCGCCCCGCTCGATCGCCTCGAGCAGCCGCGCCGACCCGCGCGCGTGGATGGCGTTTGCCGCGCCGGGCGTCCGCTCGACCGGGCGCGCGTCGCGCAGCGCATCGGCGAGCGCGCCGCGGGCGGAGGCGCCGGCGAGCACGATCGCGCCCAGGCCGGGCGGCACGCCCTCGAAGTAGTCGTGGTCCGGCGGCGACCAGATCTCCACCCGGTCCGAGAGCCCGGCGCGCTCCAGGATCAGGCGGTGGAGCTGGCGGTACATGCCGAACCGGCACGGGCCGCTCGAGCCGGGCATGAAGAAGGTGAACCGGCCCTCCGGCTCGCGGGCGAGGTGCTCGAGGAGCGCGCCCGCGGTGATCGTCATGGGCAGGCACTCCTTACCGCTGGTGTGCCGCCGGCCGAGCCGGATGGTGTCGGCGGTGGCGGGCGGCAGCACCTCCGCGTGCAGGCCGACGCCGCGGAACGCGGCCGCGAGCGCCTCGGCCTCCGGCCCCATGGGCGGCACGAGCACGCGGGTCCCGTCGGCGCGCACGTCGGCGAGCGTCCGCTCGCGGAGCGGCATCGGCTCCGCCGCCGGGCGTCCCTCGGCCCCGCAGCCGCGGAGGTCCTCGCGGACGCAGTGCAGGAACGCCTCGACGCGGGTCTTGGTGCCGGCGTCGGCGGCGTGGCCGTCGGTCTCGACGATCGCGAAGGGCTTGCCGTCGAGCAGCCGCGCGAGGTGGTGCTGCGTGAAGCTGTCCGGGCCGCAGCCGTAGTTGCTGGTGAAGATCGCGTACACGCCCGGCGTCCGGCGGACCCGGTGCGCCGTGCGCAGGATCCGCTGCGTGTAGGACCAGAACGCGCCGGGGACGAGCGGCGTCGCGCCGTCGAGCGGGAAGCAGTCGAGCGGGATCGCCACCGCGCCCTGCTCGCGCAGCAGCGCCGGCACGTTCGCGTTCAGCACCTCGTCGTGGATGGTATAGGTCCGGCCCAGCACCACCACCGCGAGGAGCCCGTCCGCCCGGCAGCGCTCGAGCGCCGCCGCGCCGATCGCCTCGAGCCGCGCGTCGAACGCCCGCTGCGCCTCGCGCGCGGCCTGGTGCGCGCGCCGTGCGGCGGCCCGATCGCGGACGCCCACCCGCGCCGCGAGCGCGTCCATCGACGCGACGAACCGCTCCGAGTCGAGGTAGCCCGCGCCGCCCGCGTTCAGCGTGGGGGCGACCAGCCGCCGCGCGAAGTCCTCGCCCAGGTCGGCGGCGAGCACGTCCGGCGCGCCGTGCACCATCGGGCAGAGCCAGGTGTGGCGCTCGTCGCGGACCCGCGGCAGGTCGCGGATCATCGGGAAGAAGAGGTGCTCGGCCCCGGTCGCGGCGAGCGCGGCCGCGACGCCGTGCACCTGCTGCATGGGCGCGCAGAACGGGACGTTGCAGAGGTCGATCCCCTGCCGCAGCGCCTCGCGGCCACCGGACCCGAGCACCTCCACGCCCAGGCCCAGCGTCCGGAAGAACGTGCCGAAGTACGCGAGGAGCGTCTTCAGCTGGAACGCGTCGGCGAGCGCGACCCGCGGGGCGCCGGCCGGCGCCGTGCCCAGCCCCTCCACCAGCGCGCGCACCGCCGCCTCGCGCTCGCGGAACGGGTCCGGCGCGCCGGCCGGGAGCTTGCGCGCGCGGGTGCCCTGATCGAACAGCGCGCAGGCGCCGCCCCAGGTGAAGGCGCGACGCTCGGTGCCCACCGCGGTGCGGAGCCGCTCGATGCGGCAGCGGTTGCCGGCGCCGCCGCAGCCCTCCGCCGAGCGGCACACGAACGTGTCCTTGCGCTCCACCCGCGCGGCGAGGAAGCGCGAGAGGTCGAGCGCGCCGGCGTGCGCGTCCAGGCCGGCGAGCCCGGCGCGCGCCAGCCGCGCGATCCCGAACGCGCCCACCGTGCCCGGCGACGGCGGGACGATCACCTCGGCGCCGGTCTGGCGCGCCACCGCGGCGGCGAGCGCGTCGGCGCTGAACGGCATGCCCTGGCAGAACACCACCTGGCCCACCGGGCGCGCGCCCTTCACCCGGTTCACGTAGTTCTGCACCACCGACTCGTAGAGCCCCGCCACCACGTGCGCGCGCGGCGCGCCGGCCGCTGCGGCCTGGTCGAGGATCTCGGCCATGAACACCGCGCAGTGCTGGCCGAGCGCGACGCAGCCGTCCGCGCCGATGGCCTCGCGCCCGAGCGCCGCCGCGTCGAGCCCGCCCAGCCGCCGCCCCTGCTCCTCGATGAACGAGCCGGTGCCGGCGCTGCACGCCTCGTTCATGGCGGCGTCCACCACGCGCCCGCCCTCGAGCCGGATGTACTTCGCGTCCTGCCCGCCGATCTCGAAGATGGTGTCGACGCGCGGGTCGTAGGCGCAGGCGCCCTCGGCGTGCGCGGCGATCTCGTTCAGCACGAACACGCGGTCGGTCCCGAAGCAGGACGCGAGCAGGGACCCGACGATCTCGCGCCCGCTGCCGGTCACGCCTGCGCCGACGACCGCGCGCCGCGCGCAGGGGCCCTCCAGGAACGAGGACACGAGCGACTGCGCGGCCCGGACCGGATCGCCGGACGTGCCGGTGTAGGCCTCCCAGGCGGGCATGCCGGCGGCGAGGTCGAGCGCGACCGCCTTCGAGCCGGTGGAGCCGATGTCGAGGCCGAGCAGGATCGGGCCGTCGCCGGCGGGCGGCGGCGGCCGCGGGACGCGGCGGACGCGCGAGAGCGCGCCGGCGAGCGGCGGCAGCGCGTCGAACGACGCGTGCTCGGGGGGGCGGAAAAGGCCCTCGAGCGGCGGCACCGCCTCCGGGCGCGCCGCCGCGAGGAGCGCGCACCCGAGCGCGTCGAGGTACAGCGCCTCGTCGCCCTCGCCGTCGCGCAGGTCGAGCCCGCGGCCGGCGAGCGCCTCGCGGAAGCAGGCCCGCACCCGCCGCGAGCGGCTCACGCCGCCGGTCAGCCACACGTCGCGCGGGCTGCCGGGCCGCACGAACACCAGCACGTTCGCGCAGATCGCGTCGAACAGGCCCGCCAGGATCCGCTCGCGCGCCTCGCCGCGGTTCGCGAGGTGCGTCATGTCGGTCTTGAGGATCACCGGGCAGCGGCCGGAGAGCGGCGCGGCCTCGGCGCCCACCGCGAGCGCGTCGGCCTGCGCCGGCGTGAGCCCGAAGCGCTCCACCAGCTGGCGCAGGAAGTTGCCGGTGCCCTGCGAGCAGCGCGGGTTCTCGCGGTAGCGGTCGCGCCCCTCCGCCTCGTGCACGAGCACCGAGAAGCCGTGCGCGCCGAGGTCCACCACCGTGGCCGGCGCGGCCCCGTGCAGCCGCACGTGGCCGGCGGTGCGCGCCTGCTTGGGCGGGATGCGCGGCAGCTCGAGCCGCCGGCCCAGCCGCCCGGTGGCGCGCGCGCCGGCCACCCCGTCCCAGCCCCATCCCTCCAGCACCTCGCGCACCGCGGCGGCCGGATCGCCGCCGTGCTCCACCAGCGCCCGCCGCGTCCAGGCGAGCGCGCCGCCCTCCCCTTCGACCTCCGCGAGCTTCACCGTCTCGGCACCCGCGTCGATCCCCACGAACCGTTGCATGGCGCGAGTGTCACGCCGATGGGCGGGGAAGGCACGCCCGAAAAGCGGGCACCTGCCGGCGGCCCGGGAGCGTGATCGGGATCAACGCAAGGTCCGGGCGAGCGTGCCGACGCGACCCCGTTCACGGAGCGTCGGCGCGCAGCGCGCGCGACACGCGCTCCACCTCGCGGAGCACGCGCACGACGTTCCCGCCCAGGAGCTTGCGGACGTCCTCGGGCGAGCGGCCGCGGGCGAGGAGCGCCGCGACGAGCTTCGGCAGGTCCGCGTGCGACTCGATCCCGTCCGGCGGGACGATGCCGCCGTCGAGGTCCGACCCGAGGCCGACGTGGTCCACGCCGGCCACCTTCACCAGGTGCTCGACGTGGTCCACGAGCACCGAGAGCGGCGGGCGCGGCAGCGCGTGCGCGACGCGGAGCTCGGCCAGGTAGGGCGCCCACCTCCGCTCGACCGGGTCCGCGCCTTCGAGCGAGCGGGCGAGCGCGGCCACCTCGGGCGCGTGCGCCTGCTCCGCCGCCGCGGCGCGCGCGGCGTATCCCGCGTCGAGGAACACCGAGTGGAAGTTCACGCCCACGACGCCGCCGCCCGCCGCGATGGCGCGCACGAGGTCGTCGGGCAGGTTGCGGCGGTGCTCGGACAGGGCGCGCGCGCAGGAGTGCGTGGCGAGCACCGGCGCGCGGCTCGCGGCGACGGCCTGCGCCGCGGACGCGTCGGAGAGGTGCGAGACGTCCACCGCGATCCCGAGCCGGTTCATCTCGGCGACGGCGGCGCGGCCGAGCGGCGAGAGCCCGCCGTGGCGCGGGGCGTCGGGCTTGCCGGCGTCGGCGAACGCGGTGTGCGCGTTCCAGGTCAGGCCGACGTACCGGACCCCGAGCGCGTGCATCCGCTCCAGCTCCGCGAGGTCCCCGTGGAGGGGCTCGGCGCCCTCCATGCCGAGGAGGACCGCGATCTTCCCCGCGGCCCGGGCCGCGAGCAGCTCGTCCACGCTCCCCGCCATCACGAGGTCGGCGGGGTGGCGGGCCATCTGCGCGCGCACCGCCGCCGCGAGCGCCAGCGCCCGCGCGTGCGCCTCCGCCTCGGGCCGCTCCGGCGGGTGCCACAGCACGAAGAACGCCGCGCCGACGCCGCCGCGCCGCATCGAGTCGAGGCTCACCTGGCCCAGGTCGCGCCGTGGCTCGCCGAGATCGTAGCGCTGCTCGAGGAGCCACTGCGGCGTGTCGAGGTGCAGGTCCACCACCGGCGCGTCGCGGAGGACGTCCTCCGCGGAGCCCGTCGACGCCGCGCGAGTCGTGGTCACGCCGGCGCCCGGGCCGGCGCAGGAGAGGAGCATGGGCATCGCGAGCAGCCACCCGTTCCGCGGCATGCGGCGCCGTCGCGATGCAGGCTACACCCGCCTCCGTCCCGGAGCACGGGACGAACGGGGCCGCTGGCGCCGGGTCCCTTCCGCGTGCCCAGCCCCGCCGAGCCACTCGAGCGCGGTGCGGAGGGTGCGGCCGAGCGGCACCCCCCGTTCCCGGTCGTCGGCGAGCCCGAGCTCCTGCGCGCCCAGGAACACCGCGTACTCGAGCTGCGCGAGCACCGTCGCGTCCTTCCGTCCACGCTCGCGGTGAATGGCCGCGAGGTAGTCGATCCGGCGGGCGTCCACGCGGTCGAGGGCCTCGCGCGCCCTCGCGTCGTGCAGCGCCCAGCCCCGGACCGCCCGGTCGAGCGCGTGATCGAGCCCGACGGCCGCCGCCCCGAGCCGCGCGCTGCGGGCCTCGGCGGTCCCGGGGCCCGACGTCGCCGCGATGACGTCGCCGGTGTGCAGCTCCGTCCACGCGTCGAGGAGCGCGGCGTGGAAGGCGTCCACGTCGCGGAAGTGGTGGTAGAAGGCGCCCTTCGTCCTTCCCATCGCCCCGCAGAGCCGGTCGATCGTCACCGCCTGCGGGCCCTGATCCCGCAGCAGGGCGAGCCCGGCCCGGCACCAGCCGGAGCGGGCGTCGCCGCCGGCGGCTGCGCTGCGCCCCGTCGCGGTCACGCGGCCCTCCAGGCGCCGTCCGGGCCGCGCGCCACCATCGCGGACCGCTTCCCGAACGGCGCGGGCGTGACGTGGCGCCGGGCGTCCCAGACCTCGATCCGCTCCGGCCGGAACCGGACCAGCACGAAGTCCCCGCCCTCGGGGCCCTCCGGCCAGAACGCCCGCCAGAACGGCTTGAACCGCCGCCGTCGCTCGGCGGCGTCCTCGACGATCTCGGCGCGGCCGACGAGGACCGCGCACGCCGCGCGCGCGTCGTCCTCGTAGGCGAGCGTGGCCGCGGGATTCTTGCGGAGCTGCTCGACCTTCCGCGACCCGCCGCTCGTGCCGAGCCACACGGAGAAGTCGTCGTCCGGCGGGAGCGGCTCCAGCACGCGCGCGTGCGCGACCCCGTCGGCCACCGTGGCGAGGAGGCAGTAGCGCTTGCGGCGCATCGTCGAGCGCGCGGCCCGGAGCACGGCGCCGACGCCATCGCGGGCGCGCGCGGTCGCCCAGCGCCGGTAGAGGAGCGCGAGCGAAGCCAGGAGGTGATCGCGGAGCGAGGGGGCCATGCGCGCCTGCATACCATACCGTATGGTATGCGACGCGAGTCCCTCTCGGGCACACGGGCGCCGCGCACGCCTCGGCGGCCGCCGAGGCTCAGCGCATGACGCGGTGGAACCGCACCCGCCTGCGGACACTCCTCAGCTTCAGGGCCGTCATCGTCGCGACGACCGCGAGGAAGGTCGCGCCACCGACCTGGGGCGCGAGCTGGCCCTGCGCATCGAACCGATGGAACAGCTCGGCGGCGGTGAACCCGACCGCCATCGCGGCCACCAGGCCGACGACCGCTCCGACGAGCAGGACCTTGAAGAGCGCCGCGCGGCTGCGATGGCCGCAGCGCGGGCACGGGGCGAGGCGGGAGGCTGCGGCGGCGCCGAGCTCGGCGTCGTACTGCGCGCTGCTGAGCGACACGCCGTTCGCCGTGAGCCCTGCCCCGACGCCGGCGACGATCGCCAGCGCCACCATGCCGCAGCGCGAGCACCGGTAGTCCACGGACTGCTCGCCCGCCTCGACATCGACGCCCACGTGGATCGGGATCATGGAGAGCTCCGTCTGTCAGCGGTAGATGACGGGCGTCCCGGGCAGCCCGGGCGAAGGGACGGGGGCGTTGTGCATCGGGCGGCTGTTCAGCTCCTGCTGCCGCGTCTCCTGGTTCTGTTTCATCAGCTGGGCCACGCGGAACGCGGCGCCCCCGCGGCGGCGCGCGACTCGGGCGTGGCGGCCTCTTTCGGCTCGCACACGCAGCCGGTCGCGGTGCCCATGATGACGATGGCGCCGAGCCGCATCCCGAGCTGGCTGCAGTGAGCCTCGCACTCGGGGCGCGACTCAGGACGGAAGCGGTAGCTCGGACTGAAGGCCGGAACCGTCGTGGTTGAGCAGGCGCAGAGGGAGGCAACGGCGATCGAGGCGACGGCGAGGAGGGCGCGCAACGGTCTTCTCCAGGTGACGTGCTCCCAGAGTACAACCGATTTCACGATGCGTCGCAAGATGCCCCCCCCCTACCGCCTCCACCTCCCCGCCTCGACGAAGCTGTAGTACCCGCCCGCCGCCACGATGACGTGGTCGCGGGCGAGCACGCCGACGAGGTCGGCGGCGGCGCGGAGGCGGGCGGTCAGGTCCACGTCGTCGGGGCTGGGGGTGGGATCGCCGCTCGGGTGGTTGTGGACGAACACGACCCCGTGCGCGCCCTCCCGCACCGCGGGGCGGAGCGCGTCGCGCGGGGAGACGGGGCACTGCGACAGCGAGCCCTCCGCCACCTGGACGGCGCGCAGGAGCCGGCCCCGCACGTCGAGCAGCACCACGTGGAAGCCCTCGCGCTCGGCGTGGGCGGCGTGGCGGAGCAGCTCGTGGACGCTGCGGGGGTCGAGGCAGCGCTCGCCGCGGCGCGGCGGGGACCAGGCGCCGCGGCGCCCCAGCTCGAACGCAGCCGCGAGCGCGGCGGCGCGGGCGACGCCGATGCCGGGCCAGGACGCGAGCGCGTCGGGTGGCGCCCAGGCCAGCTCGGGGAGCGGCAGCGCCTCGACGAGCGAGAGCGCGGCGGCCCGCGCGGAGACGCGGCCGGTGCCGGTGCCGAGCACGAGCGCGAGGAGCTCCGCGTCGGAAAGCGCGCGCGGGCCGGCGGCGAGGAGCCGCTCGCGCGGGCGGTCGGTCGGCGAGGAGGGGGTGGACGACGAGGCGTCGGCGGGCGCGTCGGAGGCGGCGGTCATGGCGGAGGGCGCTGGAGCAACCGCCGTGCCCGGCGGTCGCGCCCGGATGCTGCACGCCTGCGCAGGCGGGGCGCCCAGGCCCGTCCGACGGCGGGCTCGCGCCCGGACCGCGGGTGCGCGGCGCGGCCGGTGCCGACGCGGCCGCCGCGGCGCGGCAAGCTCGCCGGAACCACGGCCCGGTCGAGGCGAGGCCTGGCCGCGGAGTGACCCGGAGGAGCGGGCTCGGGTATCCTCGGCGGCCATGCTCGACCACCGCAAGACCGCCCCCGCCGCGCTCGCCGCGGCAGCCCTCGTCCTCTCCCTGCCCGGCGCGGCCGACGCCTGCACCAGCATCCTGGTCTCGAAGGGCGCGAGCGCGGACGGCTCCACCTTCATCACCTACGCTGCGGACTCGCACGACCTCTACGGCGACCTCCCGCTCCGCCCCGCCGCGCAGCACGCGCCGGGCGCGCAGCGCGAGATCATCGAATGGGACACGGGCAAGTTCCTGGGCCGCATCCCGCAGCCGGCCGTCACCTACCACGTGGTCGGCAACATCAACGAGCACCAGGTCGCCATCGGCGAGACCACCTTCACCGGCCGCAAGGAGCTGCAGGATCCCGAGGGCCGGGTGGACTACGGCTCGCTCATGTACATCGCGCTGGAGCGCGCCCGCACCGCGCGCGAGGCGATCCAGGTGATGACCGACGTCGTGGCCGAGTACGGCTACGCCTCCACCGGCGAGTCCTTCTCCATCTCGGATCCGAACGAGGCCTGGATCCTCGAGATGATCGGCAAGGGGCCGAAGCGGAAGGGCGCGGTGTGGGTGGCCCGCCGCATCCCGGACGGCTACGTGTCGGCGCACGCGAACCACGCCCGCATCCGCCAGTTCCCGCTCGACGAGCCGAAGACCACGCTCTACGCGAAGGACGTCATCTCGTTCGCCCGCGAGAAGGGCTGGTTCAAGGGGAAGGACGCCGAGTTCAGCTTCGCCGACACCTACGCGCCGCTCGACTTCGGCGCGCTGCGCGCCTGCGACGCGCGGGTGTGGAGCGTGTTCCGCCGGGTGGCGCCGGGGCAGCCGCTGCCGTCCTCGATGGTGAAGGGCCAGGACCCGAAGGCCGAGCGCGTGCCGCTGTGGGTGAAGGCAGAGAAGCCGCTCGCGGTGCGCGACGTGATGGCGCTCATGCGCGACCACTTCGAGGGCACCGAGCTCGACCTGTCGAAGGGCGTGGGCGCCGGCCCGTTCTCGCTGCCGTACCGCTGGCGGCCCATGACGTTCAAGGTGGACGACCAGGAGTACCTGAACGGGCGGGCCATCTCGACGCAGCAGACCGGCTTTTCGTTCGTGGCGCAGTCGCGCGCCGCGCTGCCGGCGGCGGTGGGCGGGGTGCTCTGGTTCGGCGTGGACGACACGTACAGCACCGTCTACGTGCCGATGTACTGCTCCATCCACGAGGTGCCGCGCAGCTTCGCGGTGGGCACCGCCGACTTCAAGACGTTCAGCTGGGACTCGGCGTTCTGGGTGTTCAACTTCGTGTCGAACTGGGCCTACTCGCGCTACTCCGACATGATCCAGGACGTGAAGCAGGTGCAGGGCGAGCTGGAAGGCGGGTTCCTCTCGCGGCAGGCGGAGCTGGAGAAGGCCGCCCTGACCCTCTACAAGGACTCGCCCGGCCTGGCCCGCGACTACCTCACCCGCTACTCGGTCAGCCAGGGCGACCTGGTCACGGCGCGCTGGCGCAAGCTGGGCGAGTCGCTGATGGTGAAGTACCTCGACGGCAACGTGCGCGACGCGCAGGGCAACGTCACGCACCCGGACTACCCGGAGGCCTGGCGCCGGCGCATCGCGGCCGAGGACGACGGCATCCTGCGGGTGCCGAAGGAGCCGCAGAAGGTGGCGCAGTAGTCTCCGCGGACCGCTCGCCCTTCGACTCCACCGCTCATCCCGAGCGTAGGCCGGGCCCCTCGACTCCGGGCCGCTCCGCGGCCCTACGCTCGGGGTGAGCGAAGACGACTGGGGCACGGCCGGAGTCGAGGGACGCTCAGGGTGAGCGGATCGAATCCGCTCATCCCGACCCCTCGACTCCGGGCCGCTCCGCGGCCCTACGCTCGGGGTGAGCGGAGGCGACTGGGGCACGGCCGGAGTCGAGGGACGCTCGGGGTGAGCGGGCACCCCCACGGCCGCGCGGAGTCGAGGGAGGAGCTACTTCCCCGCCTGCTTCGGCGCGGCCTTCACCAGCTCCGCCTCGATCTCGATCTTCACCTCGTCGCCGACCACCGGGCCGGCCTCCACCGTCTTCGACCAGTTCAGGCCGTAGTCGCGGCGGTTCACCATGGTGGTCGCGACCAGGCCGCGGCGCTGGCCGCCCGTGGGGTCCTTGATCGCGCTGGTCGGTCCGAGCACCTCGAGCACCACCGGCTTCGTCACGCCCTTCATGGTCAGGTCGCCGGTGACCTTCAGCTTGCCCTCGCCGATCTTCTCCACCCTGGTGGACTTGAAGGTGATGGTCGGGTACTTCGCGACGTCGAAGAAGTCGGGCGACTTGAGGTGCGCGTCGCGATCCGGCACGCGGGTGTTCAGCGTGGTCACGTCGATGGTGGCCTCGACCGACGACCGGGTGACGTCCTTGTCGTCCAGCTTCACCGTGCCGGTGGTCTTGCCGAACTCGCCGCGCACGTTGCTGATGACGAGGTGACGCACCGTGAAGCTGGAGAGGGTGTGCGCCGGGTCGATGGTCCAGGTCTCGGCCTGCGCGTGCGCGAGCGCCGGGACGGCGAGCGCGAGGAGGACGGGGAGGAGTCGCTTCATGGTGCGGTTCCTTTCGGGACGCGCCGGGGGTCCGGACGCGAGGTCCGCCCGGTCGTCTAACCGCGGCGCTGCCGGGGTCAACGAGGGCGCCCCACGGGGGCCGCGCGAATGGCCGCTAGAACCGCGCGCCCAGCCCGCCCATCAGGCCGAGCTGGTCCTCCTGCTCGAACGTCAGCTCGCCGGCGAGGAACATGGGGCCGAGCTCGAGCCGGGCCCCGAGCCCGACCTGGAACCACGCCTTCCAGCCGTCGCGCTTCGCGCTGCCGACGCCGAAGGTGATCGCCGCGTCGAGCCCGCGGTGCGTCTCGAACCGCTGGGAGATCCGCGCCAGGACCACCGGCGTCCACTCGCGCGTCGCGTCCGGCAGGTGCCGGTAGCCGTAGCCTGCGATGCTCAGGTCGAGCGTGGAGAAGGAGTAGCCGGCCTCGCCGCCGAGCCGCGAGCCGGAGCTGCCGTTGCCGCCGGCGTCGATTCCCGCGCCGCCCCAGGCGGTGAGGAAGAAGCGGTTCGGCCTCCCCTCGTCGTCGTGCTCCTCCTCCTCGGGCACGTCGTCCCAGTCGCCGTCCTGCGCGACGGCCAGCGCCGGGAACGCACTTCCGAGCAGGGCGGCGAGGAGGAGGGCGCGCACGCGCGGATGATAGGCGAGCGGCGCGGCGATGGAGGCGGCCCAGTGGGGACCGTCGGGCACGGACGACCCCGCCCGCCCTTCGACAAGCTCAGGGCGAGCGGACTTTCAGGGCAGCTGGGTATCGAGAACTCCGCTCATGCTGAGCCCCGTCGAACCATGAGCGGGGACCGGGTCAGGCGCGCAGGAAGCGCTCCAGCAGCCGGTACCCGCGCTCGAGCGCGGCGAGCTCCACCCACTCGCCGCGCTGGTGCGCCTGCGCGGTGGCGCCGGGGCCGAGGTTGACGGCCGGGATGCCGTGGGCGGCGAGCCGGGCCACGTCGGTCCAGGCCTGCTTCGGCTCGGCGGCGACGCCGGTGCGCTCGAGCAGGCGGCGCACCAGCGGGTGATCGGCGTAGGCGGGGCAGGCCGGGGAGAGATCGGTCAGCTCCACCTCGGCGCCGACCCGCTCGCCGAGCGCGCGCAGCTCGGCCGAGGCCTGCTGCAGCGTGCGGTCGGGCGCGAAGCGGTGGTTCACGTTGAGCGTGCAGCGGTCCGGCACCACGTTGCGCGCGCGGCCGCCCTCGATGCGGGTGACGCTCGTCACCTCGCGGAACACGAGGCCCCCGGAGACCGCCTCGCGCGGCGCGCGGGCGTGCAGCTCGGCGAGCAGCGCGCCGGCCCGGTGCACCGCGTTCTCGCCCTGCCAGGGCCGCGCCGAGTGGGCGGCGCGTCCCTCGAACGTGAACGTCGCGTGGATGGAGCCGACGCAGCCGAGCTGGAGCACGTTGTCGGTCGGCTCCAGGCAGAGGGCGAGCTCGGTGCCGGCGAGCTCGTCCGCCGCGTGGAGCACGTCGGCGAGCTCGTTCTCGAGGTACGGCCCTTCCTCGCGCGCGTAGAACACGAGCAGGAGCTCGCAGAAGCGCTCGGCGCGCGGCAGCCGCTCGGCCACCTCCATCATGAGGGCGAGCCCGCCCTTCATGTCCGAGCTGCCCGGCGCGATGAGCCGCCCGCCCTCGCGGCGCGGCGGCCCGCGATCGTCCTCGTGCACCGGCACGGTGTCGAGGTGGCCGCAGAGCGCCACCCGCGGCCGGCCCTCGCGCGCCGCCTCGGCCCCGGCGCCGGCGTCCACCTGGACCACGAGCGAGTCCTTCACCCGGCGCACGCCGAGCCCGAGCGCCC encodes:
- a CDS encoding dipeptidase encodes the protein MPRNGWLLAMPMLLSCAGPGAGVTTTRAASTGSAEDVLRDAPVVDLHLDTPQWLLEQRYDLGEPRRDLGQVSLDSMRRGGVGAAFFVLWHPPERPEAEAHARALALAAAVRAQMARHPADLVMAGSVDELLAARAAGKIAVLLGMEGAEPLHGDLAELERMHALGVRYVGLTWNAHTAFADAGKPDAPRHGGLSPLGRAAVAEMNRLGIAVDVSHLSDASAAQAVAASRAPVLATHSCARALSEHRRNLPDDLVRAIAAGGGVVGVNFHSVFLDAGYAARAAAAEQAHAPEVAALARSLEGADPVERRWAPYLAELRVAHALPRPPLSVLVDHVEHLVKVAGVDHVGLGSDLDGGIVPPDGIESHADLPKLVAALLARGRSPEDVRKLLGGNVVRVLREVERVSRALRADAP
- the radC gene encoding RadC family protein, encoding MTAASDAPADASSSTPSSPTDRPRERLLAAGPRALSDAELLALVLGTGTGRVSARAAALSLVEALPLPELAWAPPDALASWPGIGVARAAALAAAFELGRRGAWSPPRRGERCLDPRSVHELLRHAAHAEREGFHVVLLDVRGRLLRAVQVAEGSLSQCPVSPRDALRPAVREGAHGVVFVHNHPSGDPTPSPDDVDLTARLRAAADLVGVLARDHVIVAAGGYYSFVEAGRWRR
- a CDS encoding pyridoxamine 5'-phosphate oxidase family protein — its product is MAPSLRDHLLASLALLYRRWATARARDGVGAVLRAARSTMRRKRYCLLATVADGVAHARVLEPLPPDDDFSVWLGTSGGSRKVEQLRKNPAATLAYEDDARAACAVLVGRAEIVEDAAERRRRFKPFWRAFWPEGPEGGDFVLVRFRPERIEVWDARRHVTPAPFGKRSAMVARGPDGAWRAA
- a CDS encoding TetR/AcrR family transcriptional regulator, coding for MTATGRSAAAGGDARSGWCRAGLALLRDQGPQAVTIDRLCGAMGRTKGAFYHHFRDVDAFHAALLDAWTELHTGDVIAATSGPGTAEARSARLGAAAVGLDHALDRAVRGWALHDARAREALDRVDARRIDYLAAIHRERGRKDATVLAQLEYAVFLGAQELGLADDRERGVPLGRTLRTALEWLGGAGHAEGTRRQRPRSSRAPGRRRV
- a CDS encoding acyl-CoA dehydratase activase-related protein, which codes for MQRFVGIDAGAETVKLAEVEGEGGALAWTRRALVEHGGDPAAAVREVLEGWGWDGVAGARATGRLGRRLELPRIPPKQARTAGHVRLHGAAPATVVDLGAHGFSVLVHEAEGRDRYRENPRCSQGTGNFLRQLVERFGLTPAQADALAVGAEAAPLSGRCPVILKTDMTHLANRGEARERILAGLFDAICANVLVFVRPGSPRDVWLTGGVSRSRRVRACFREALAGRGLDLRDGEGDEALYLDALGCALLAAARPEAVPPLEGLFRPPEHASFDALPPLAGALSRVRRVPRPPPPAGDGPILLGLDIGSTGSKAVALDLAAGMPAWEAYTGTSGDPVRAAQSLVSSFLEGPCARRAVVGAGVTGSGREIVGSLLASCFGTDRVFVLNEIAAHAEGACAYDPRVDTIFEIGGQDAKYIRLEGGRVVDAAMNEACSAGTGSFIEEQGRRLGGLDAAALGREAIGADGCVALGQHCAVFMAEILDQAAAAGAPRAHVVAGLYESVVQNYVNRVKGARPVGQVVFCQGMPFSADALAAAVARQTGAEVIVPPSPGTVGAFGIARLARAGLAGLDAHAGALDLSRFLAARVERKDTFVCRSAEGCGGAGNRCRIERLRTAVGTERRAFTWGGACALFDQGTRARKLPAGAPDPFREREAAVRALVEGLGTAPAGAPRVALADAFQLKTLLAYFGTFFRTLGLGVEVLGSGGREALRQGIDLCNVPFCAPMQQVHGVAAALAATGAEHLFFPMIRDLPRVRDERHTWLCPMVHGAPDVLAADLGEDFARRLVAPTLNAGGAGYLDSERFVASMDALAARVGVRDRAAARRAHQAAREAQRAFDARLEAIGAAALERCRADGLLAVVVLGRTYTIHDEVLNANVPALLREQGAVAIPLDCFPLDGATPLVPGAFWSYTQRILRTAHRVRRTPGVYAIFTSNYGCGPDSFTQHHLARLLDGKPFAIVETDGHAADAGTKTRVEAFLHCVREDLRGCGAEGRPAAEPMPLRERTLADVRADGTRVLVPPMGPEAEALAAAFRGVGLHAEVLPPATADTIRLGRRHTSGKECLPMTITAGALLEHLAREPEGRFTFFMPGSSGPCRFGMYRQLHRLILERAGLSDRVEIWSPPDHDYFEGVPPGLGAIVLAGASARGALADALRDARPVERTPGAANAIHARGSARLLEAIERGAAGDLSARTVLREVLGGGLWGIRDAVAGCARELADARDPRPYPTVQIVGEIYVRSDPASNGYVADELERRGVRVRLEPVVEYLQYSEAVQFRRGLKGSVGDHLKRRLRQRIVNLVFRAAGEPLGWPAPEPPHRVAREAQGYLREDLEHESVLAMGLALEAWRHRGVDGILCAGPLDCMPTRLAEAQLYHAAAREGLLSLTLAANGDPIDPEILDGFAYEVKERFARRQAGRAASARPSTGSGRAEHPEARAR